The nucleotide window CAGCTGAGTAGACTTCTCTATAATTAGTACGCATATATTCATCAACTTTTATTGCACCAGTTTCGCCTAGTAGTAATTTTCCTTTAACGAGTTCTGTGTTTGGTTCTACTCCTACAGCAACTATTGTACCTTCCACTTCGTATTTTCCTTTATCTGTAACTATTGTCCTTCCCCCTTGTTTTATCTCCTTTACTGCTTCTCCTATTTTAACCTCTACGTCTCTAGAAACTCTGTCGGTTATTATTTTTCCTAGTTCCGCATCTAAGGTCTTATTGAGTAAGTATTTACCATGGTGGATTAGGATCACTTTTTTACCCCTTTCCGATAAAGCCTCGGCCGCCTCTACTCCTAAAATCCCCCCTCCAATAATTGCTATCGTGTTCAGAGACCATAACTTCTGTCTGAGGGTCACGGCCTCGGCTGGGTGGTGCATATAAAATACTCTGTCTTCACCTTCAGTTGGTAACCTTTTGGGCTTTGAACCGGTACTTATAACAAGGTAATCGTATTCACTCTTTGTTTTACCGTACTTTCCTTCCGCGTACACTATGCGTGAATTTAAGTCTATTTCCGTAACCTTCGTATTTGTTCTGACGTTTATTTTTCTGTTTTCAATAAAAAACTCCGGAGTGTAGGTCATAAATAGTTCTTCATTATCGAACAGACCTTCTACAAAATAAGGTATTCCGCAAGGTGCATGGCTTACCATCTTTGTGGCTTCGAATACTTCTATTTCCATCTGCGGTTTTAGCCTCCTAGCTTTGCTTGACGCGCTCATCCCAGCTGCTCCGCCACCTATTACAATGAGTTTCTCCATACTATCTATTTTGTAAAGAAAGACCTTTTTATACTGTGATTG belongs to Stygiolobus caldivivus and includes:
- a CDS encoding FAD-dependent oxidoreductase, whose product is MEKLIVIGGGAAGMSASSKARRLKPQMEIEVFEATKMVSHAPCGIPYFVEGLFDNEELFMTYTPEFFIENRKINVRTNTKVTEIDLNSRIVYAEGKYGKTKSEYDYLVISTGSKPKRLPTEGEDRVFYMHHPAEAVTLRQKLWSLNTIAIIGGGILGVEAAEALSERGKKVILIHHGKYLLNKTLDAELGKIITDRVSRDVEVKIGEAVKEIKQGGRTIVTDKGKYEVEGTIVAVGVEPNTELVKGKLLLGETGAIKVDEYMRTNYREVYSAGDNTESVNIVTGKPYWVPFAPVANKMGYVAGSNIGGEPMKFPGVVNTQITKYKEYFVGRVGLQEEEARKYGFHPVSATISGKTRARYYPGAKDIHVKVIADEDTKRVLGAQIVGEEEVLGRIDMMAAAIMKGFTIEDTFFIEMGYLPAISRVWDPVIVAIRKLMRD